From the Bacillus sp. FJAT-22090 genome, the window TTTTCCCTAGGAATTTTTTTCATACGACATTTTCTACTCTCTTTTAATGATTACTCTTATGATTCTGTGGTATAATAAAGCATCAAAACAGAGATGGGAGTATCATTATGTTAAGAGATTTTTTTATCGCATTATCTGAAAATCAACTATTAAATGGAGCAGCAAAAAAATATGGTCTAAAAATGGGTGCACAGCATGTAGTTGCTGGTACAAATGTTGAAGAAACAATTGAGAGCATTAAAAAACTAAATGCAGTAGGAATCTCTTGTACTGTTGATAATTTAGGCGAATTTGTATTTAAAAAAGAAGAAGCTTTAGAAGCAAAAAACCAAATTATTGCTGTTATTGAAGCAATCGAGGAGAACAAAGTAGACGCTCATATTTCCTTGAAACCTTCTCAGCTTGGCTTGGATATAGACTATGATTTCGCTTTAGAAAACTTAAAAGAAATCGTGTCAATTGCGCATAAATATGGAACATTCATCAATATTGATATGGAATCACATAAACACTTGCAACCATCTTTTGACATCTTGGACGAGCTTTCAAAAGACTACGACAATGTAGGTACAGTAATTCAAGCGTATTTCTATCGAGCAGTAGAAGACATTCAAAAGTATAAAAACTTCCGCCTTCGTATTGTAAAAGGTGCATATAAAGAGCCAGAAGAATATGCATACCAAGCAAAAGAAGACATTGATAAAAACTATATTGAATTAATTGAATGGCATTTATTGAACGGTAAATTTACTTCTATCGCAACACACGATCATAATGTAATTAACCATGTAAAACAATTTATTAAAGATAACAATATTCCGAATGATAAATTCGAATTCCAAATGCTTTATGGATTCCGTACAGATATGCAATTAGAACTTGCAAAAGAAGGCTATAACTTCTGCACGTACGTTCCATTCGGTCAAGATTGGTACGGTTACTTCATGCGTCGTTTAGCTGAACGTCCACAAAACTTGAACCTTGTTGTAAAACAAGTATTCAACAAAAATACGAACACGTTAATCGGAATCGCAGCTGGTGCTTTCGCACTTGGAAGAATGACAAAACGCAATAAAAACAGACGCTAATAATCAAAAACACTGCACCGCCACAATAATGTGGCAGTGCAGTGTTTTTATTTTATTGAAAAAATGTTATTTACATGGTTACAGGAGTGTTACTGGTGCCTGTCACCAGTAACACTCCTGTAATAAAAAAACACCTCATTCTACGGGGAATGGTAGAATGAGGTGTTTTGGTATATTCCTTGTTATCGCTCAAGGTTTATTTTATTTAAATCGCCGTAAATTTTATGCCTTCTACTTCGTTTTCTTCGCTCTGTGAAAACTGTTTTATCGCTGTTTGTTTCCCCAATTATACTGAAGTTTTTGAACTTGCTCCTTCTAAACAAATTCATCAACTTTACTTACTATTCACTTGTTAACTTAATAGTAAACCAATTAAATGAGAATACGCAGAGAGTATTATTAGAAATTGATGAGAAATTCTTATTCCCATGTGACCGTAAGAATTTTCCCTGAAATTGCATGTACTTGGATAGTAGCCTTTGTCTGTTTTGCTTTCGTCGTATCTTTTGAATCACTCTCAGGTAAAGTTGCTTTCATTACAATTAAATAATATCCGCCTTCATTTGTTTTTACGAATGAACTACTTTCTACTGTACCCTTCACTTGTTGTTGAGCAGTTTTTATCGCTTGATCTTCAGAAATCAATACAGTCGTTGGTTTTTCCGGCTTTGATTCAGCTTCTGGTTTTTTTGTTTCCGTTTGAACTGACTGTGACGGTGGTGCCACTACTTGGGTATCCCCCACTTTTGTCTCTTCAGTCTTAGAAGATTCTGGTTTAGTAATGGTTTCTTCCTTTGCCACTTCTGTTTTACTTGTTTCTGGTTTAGTTACTTCTGTTTTGATAGATTCCGTTTTTGCAACTTCCTCTTTCGGCTTTTCTTCTTTTGTTTCTTCTGTCTTAGAGGCTTCTGGTTTTAAAACATCTTTTAAAGCATCTTTTATTACTTCTTTTATTGGTTTTTCTTCCTTTACAACAATAGAAGGCTTGTCCTCTATTTTTATTTGAGAAGACAGAACACCCTTCGGAGTAATAGTTTCAGCTAATATTGATTTTTCTTTTGTATCTAAGATTGTACTGGAACTTTTAGGCTTTTCATTAATTATAATTTTCGTAGGTGGCTTTACTATATCCACCTGTGTCAAAGAATTAGTA encodes:
- a CDS encoding proline dehydrogenase family protein; this encodes MLRDFFIALSENQLLNGAAKKYGLKMGAQHVVAGTNVEETIESIKKLNAVGISCTVDNLGEFVFKKEEALEAKNQIIAVIEAIEENKVDAHISLKPSQLGLDIDYDFALENLKEIVSIAHKYGTFINIDMESHKHLQPSFDILDELSKDYDNVGTVIQAYFYRAVEDIQKYKNFRLRIVKGAYKEPEEYAYQAKEDIDKNYIELIEWHLLNGKFTSIATHDHNVINHVKQFIKDNNIPNDKFEFQMLYGFRTDMQLELAKEGYNFCTYVPFGQDWYGYFMRRLAERPQNLNLVVKQVFNKNTNTLIGIAAGAFALGRMTKRNKNRR
- a CDS encoding PepSY domain-containing protein, whose amino-acid sequence is MKFFKRKGFVPVFSAILVAGGIVVLLVINENNKQSISENEARSHLERMFDAEVAGVTMKQDVYKALITKSGSVYVVEMNAVTGDVYSLEETDEFVVENANDKKEESIDVTSEKTLEILEEPLLKIDDTTNSLTQVDIVKPPTKIIINEKPKSSSTILDTKEKSILAETITPKGVLSSQIKIEDKPSIVVKEEKPIKEVIKDALKDVLKPEASKTEETKEEKPKEEVAKTESIKTEVTKPETSKTEVAKEETITKPESSKTEETKVGDTQVVAPPSQSVQTETKKPEAESKPEKPTTVLISEDQAIKTAQQQVKGTVESSSFVKTNEGGYYLIVMKATLPESDSKDTTKAKQTKATIQVHAISGKILTVTWE